The following coding sequences lie in one Streptomyces sp. NBC_00510 genomic window:
- a CDS encoding FCD domain-containing protein, with product MPDTENRTGQVTAAAGPPLSTPALGGIRRLSALDTVRARIAMAIDLGLLAPGERLPAAGEIAAALDVGEITVRRALVALCDDGLLERRRGRNGGTLVARQPAKGSVSAVGSYRSDTDAVRRLIDHRLVLECGIAHLAAGHADDSALRELEHLVDLMDAVTGWAEFHRHDEEFHLAVASATGTPSVVVPYAAVVRELYRYYLPYPLDALRASNAEHRALVRALRQGDRATAAAVAQVHVEALHRTMFIGLPEAAPGAATTED from the coding sequence ATGCCCGACACGGAGAACCGGACCGGCCAGGTCACGGCAGCCGCCGGCCCACCGCTGAGCACCCCGGCCCTCGGCGGCATCCGCCGTCTGTCCGCGCTGGACACCGTCCGCGCCCGGATAGCCATGGCCATCGACCTGGGCCTGCTCGCCCCCGGGGAGCGGTTGCCCGCCGCCGGCGAGATCGCCGCGGCGCTGGACGTCGGGGAGATCACGGTGCGCCGGGCCCTGGTGGCCCTGTGCGACGACGGGCTGCTGGAGCGCCGCCGCGGCCGCAACGGCGGCACACTGGTCGCCCGGCAACCGGCGAAGGGCTCGGTCAGCGCCGTCGGCAGCTACCGCTCCGACACCGACGCGGTGCGCCGGCTGATCGACCACCGGCTGGTCCTGGAGTGCGGCATCGCCCACCTCGCCGCCGGCCACGCCGACGACTCCGCGCTGCGCGAACTGGAGCACCTGGTCGACCTCATGGACGCGGTGACCGGCTGGGCCGAGTTCCACCGCCATGACGAGGAGTTCCACCTCGCCGTCGCCTCCGCCACCGGGACACCGTCGGTCGTCGTCCCGTACGCGGCCGTCGTCCGCGAGCTTTACCGGTACTACCTGCCCTACCCGCTCGACGCGCTGCGCGCCTCCAACGCCGAGCACCGGGCCCTGGTCCGCGCCCTGCGGCAGGGTGACCGCGCGACGGCCGCCGCGGTCGCCCAGGTACACGTCGAGGCGCTGCACCGGACGATGTTCATCGGTCTCCCCGAGGCCGCGCCGGGAGCCGCCACCACCGAGGACTGA
- a CDS encoding carbon-nitrogen hydrolase family protein: protein MSRPLPVTLAQAGPRPAGEPSSGFAAEAGTLLARFPQTRLLAFPELHLFGVDGGPQDTERHLRDCAQPLDGRLVRELGEIAGDLGVWLLPGSICERGPDGELFNTALAFSPEGRLVAHYRKVFPWRPREPYTPGDRFVVFDIPEAGRVGFSICYDAWFPEVARHLAWMGAEVIVNPVMTTTGDRAQELVLARANAITNQVYVVSVNTAGPLGTGRSLVVDPEGRVRTEAPDSASTALTDVLDLDDVTRVRTYGTAGLNRMWSQFTDTDRPLELPLYDGRIDPRSWRPARRG from the coding sequence ATGTCCCGACCCCTTCCCGTGACCCTCGCCCAGGCCGGGCCCCGCCCCGCCGGGGAACCCTCGTCCGGCTTCGCGGCAGAGGCGGGGACCCTGCTGGCGCGCTTCCCGCAGACCCGACTGCTGGCCTTCCCCGAGCTGCACCTGTTCGGCGTGGACGGCGGGCCGCAGGACACGGAGCGGCACCTGCGCGATTGCGCGCAGCCGCTGGACGGACGCCTCGTACGGGAGCTCGGCGAGATCGCCGGGGACCTGGGCGTGTGGCTGCTGCCCGGCAGCATCTGCGAACGCGGCCCGGACGGCGAGCTGTTCAACACCGCGCTCGCCTTCTCGCCCGAGGGGCGGCTCGTCGCGCACTACCGCAAGGTCTTCCCCTGGCGGCCCCGCGAGCCCTACACCCCGGGCGACCGGTTCGTGGTCTTCGACATCCCCGAGGCCGGCCGCGTCGGATTCTCCATCTGCTACGACGCGTGGTTCCCCGAGGTCGCCCGGCACCTGGCCTGGATGGGCGCCGAGGTCATCGTCAACCCGGTCATGACCACGACCGGCGACCGCGCCCAGGAACTCGTCCTGGCCCGCGCCAACGCCATCACCAACCAGGTCTACGTGGTCAGCGTCAACACCGCCGGCCCCCTCGGCACCGGCCGCAGCCTCGTCGTCGACCCCGAGGGACGCGTCCGCACCGAGGCGCCCGACAGCGCCTCCACCGCCCTCACCGACGTCCTGGACCTGGACGACGTGACCCGCGTCCGCACCTACGGCACGGCCGGCCTCAACCGCATGTGGTCCCAGTTCACCGACACCGACCGCCCCCTCGAACTCCCCCTGTACGACGGGCGCATAGACCCTCGCAGCTGGCGCCCCGCCCGCCGCGGCTGA
- a CDS encoding APC family permease, with amino-acid sequence MTDHAARAATTAPALSRTLGLRAVVSFGLAYMTPLIVLGTFGVVAEKTGGAVPTAYALALVAMLFTAYSYGKMAAEHPVAGSAYTYVRRSIDGRAGFLVGWATLLDYFFLPMVIWLIGGAYLQAQWPGVPMWVWILAFILTTTALNLLGIQAADRANSLLMAFQILVIVIFALLSLRHVFHIEGAGGLFSTGPFHNDATTLAGISGGAAIAAYSFLGFDAVTTLTEETVEPRRTMPRAIMLTALIGGGIFIALAYTTQLAHPGSRFDDPSSAAFEIARTIGGDLFSSVFLAGLVVAQFASGVAAQASTSRLLYAMGRDDVLPRKVFGYLHPRHLTPAFNILLTGVVGLIALRLDVATSTSFINFGAFTAFTFVNLSVIATYLRKRRAGEHVGLFGYAVVPAVGALIDLWLLFHLDGKALTLGAIWLALGVAYLAYLTRGFRTPPPELSFDERESTADA; translated from the coding sequence ATGACCGACCACGCCGCGCGCGCCGCGACCACGGCCCCCGCGCTGTCCCGCACCCTCGGACTCAGAGCCGTCGTCTCCTTCGGCCTGGCCTACATGACCCCGCTGATCGTGCTCGGCACCTTCGGCGTCGTGGCGGAGAAGACCGGCGGCGCGGTCCCCACCGCGTACGCCCTGGCACTCGTCGCCATGCTCTTCACCGCCTACAGCTACGGGAAGATGGCCGCCGAGCACCCCGTCGCCGGCTCCGCCTACACCTACGTACGGCGCTCCATCGACGGACGGGCCGGCTTCCTCGTCGGCTGGGCCACGCTCCTGGACTACTTCTTCCTGCCCATGGTCATCTGGCTGATCGGCGGCGCCTACCTGCAGGCGCAGTGGCCCGGCGTGCCGATGTGGGTGTGGATCCTCGCCTTCATCCTCACCACCACCGCGCTCAACCTGCTCGGCATCCAGGCCGCGGACCGGGCCAACTCCCTGCTGATGGCGTTCCAGATCCTCGTCATCGTCATCTTCGCGCTGCTCTCGCTGCGGCACGTCTTCCACATCGAGGGCGCCGGGGGCCTGTTCAGCACCGGGCCGTTCCACAACGACGCCACCACGCTGGCCGGGATCTCCGGCGGCGCGGCCATCGCGGCGTACTCCTTCCTCGGCTTCGACGCCGTCACCACGCTCACCGAGGAGACCGTCGAGCCCCGCAGGACCATGCCCCGCGCGATCATGCTCACCGCCCTCATCGGCGGCGGCATTTTTATCGCGCTCGCCTACACCACCCAGCTCGCCCACCCCGGCAGCCGGTTCGACGACCCCAGTTCGGCCGCCTTCGAGATCGCCAGGACCATCGGCGGCGACCTCTTCTCGTCCGTCTTCCTCGCCGGACTCGTCGTCGCCCAGTTCGCCTCCGGCGTCGCCGCCCAGGCCAGCACCTCCCGCCTGCTGTACGCCATGGGCCGCGACGACGTCCTGCCGCGCAAGGTGTTCGGCTACCTCCACCCCCGCCACCTGACGCCGGCCTTCAACATCCTCCTGACCGGCGTGGTCGGGCTGATCGCCCTCCGCCTGGACGTCGCCACCTCCACCTCCTTCATCAACTTCGGCGCCTTCACCGCCTTCACCTTCGTCAACCTCAGCGTGATCGCGACGTACCTGCGCAAGCGCCGCGCGGGCGAGCACGTGGGCCTGTTCGGCTACGCCGTCGTCCCCGCCGTCGGCGCCCTGATCGACCTCTGGCTCCTGTTCCACCTCGACGGCAAGGCCCTCACCCTCGGCGCCATCTGGCTCGCCCTCGGCGTCGCCTACCTCGCCTACCTGACCCGCGGCTTCCGCACCCCGCCGCCCGAGCTCAGCTTCGACGAGCGGGAGAGCACGGCCGACGCCTGA
- a CDS encoding aminoglycoside phosphotransferase family protein: MTCGPGLPEPEVRRFAERALGPIERWTDTSWPRESSRVWRVRGADGLVGYVKIHQNDRFHSREVTAYRTWVPTLGAATPRLVAADERLRAVVVTAVPGRPLHVGVRPPEEERAVFVRIGALAAAVHGSAPPRPSSGDKGPATGKLDLHLDGARSHLAPGDEEFVRALTARTGALPALDLVPTHGDFQPRNLLWSGRLAVIDFERSEPQPALRDFVRLSDAWSGRPDLHEAFLTGYGRELTPLEHERLAVDSALDAVSGIRYGAAHDDPEVLERGLRTLARLRAAGH, from the coding sequence GTGACCTGCGGACCGGGCCTGCCGGAACCCGAGGTGCGGCGGTTCGCGGAACGCGCGCTCGGCCCGATCGAACGGTGGACGGACACGTCCTGGCCCCGCGAGAGCAGTCGGGTGTGGCGGGTCCGCGGCGCGGACGGCCTCGTCGGCTACGTCAAAATCCACCAGAACGACCGGTTCCACAGCCGGGAGGTGACCGCCTACCGGACCTGGGTGCCGACCCTGGGGGCCGCCACGCCACGCCTGGTGGCGGCCGACGAACGGCTGCGCGCGGTCGTCGTGACCGCCGTCCCCGGACGCCCGCTCCACGTCGGCGTCCGGCCCCCGGAGGAGGAACGGGCGGTCTTCGTCCGCATCGGCGCGCTCGCCGCCGCCGTCCACGGCAGCGCACCGCCACGGCCCTCCTCCGGGGACAAGGGGCCTGCCACGGGGAAGCTCGACCTGCACCTGGACGGCGCCCGTTCCCACCTGGCCCCTGGTGACGAGGAGTTCGTCCGCGCGCTGACGGCCCGGACAGGCGCGCTTCCCGCTCTCGACCTGGTGCCCACGCACGGCGACTTCCAACCGCGCAACCTGTTGTGGTCGGGCCGGCTCGCCGTGATCGACTTCGAGCGCAGCGAGCCGCAACCGGCGCTCCGTGACTTCGTACGGCTCTCCGACGCCTGGTCCGGCCGACCGGACCTCCACGAGGCCTTCCTGACCGGCTACGGGCGGGAGCTCACCCCGCTCGAGCACGAACGCCTGGCTGTCGACTCCGCCCTCGACGCCGTCTCGGGCATCCGGTACGGCGCCGCGCACGACGATCCCGAGGTCCTCGAACGCGGCCTGCGCACCCTCGCCCGGCTCCGCGCGGCCGGCCACTGA
- a CDS encoding NUDIX hydrolase — protein sequence MTSIHDGAPAAGEPRNASVLIHNDRGEYLLHLRDHRPDIRNPGAWSLLGGGREPGDVSLEATARRALREEAGLDLPALRAFAVEHVHEPDGSLLPVQVFTGRWNGDPDALELTEGVLLRWFRPEVMPRLRLGHATLELVRRHAGLAVPPGTGAPAAGRGVLHIVGAHLYLENAGGEVLLGLRHPDSAFAGGEWHFPAGHCEQESAVACLVREADEETGLRIRPEDAEFAHAVHLIDATGGRPRLQLVFRVRRWQGEPVVREPDKCLSWRWWHPDALPERLVPYTRAAIEGIRAGRRYTESGWA from the coding sequence TTGACGTCGATCCACGACGGTGCACCGGCCGCCGGTGAACCGCGCAACGCCTCGGTGCTCATCCACAACGACCGGGGCGAGTACCTCCTGCACCTGCGCGACCACCGCCCGGACATCCGGAACCCCGGCGCCTGGTCACTGCTCGGCGGCGGCCGTGAGCCGGGCGACGTGTCCCTGGAGGCGACCGCCCGGCGTGCACTGCGCGAGGAGGCGGGGCTCGACCTGCCCGCGCTGCGCGCCTTCGCGGTGGAGCACGTCCACGAGCCGGACGGTTCGCTCCTGCCGGTCCAGGTGTTCACCGGCCGCTGGAACGGCGATCCCGACGCCCTGGAGCTGACCGAAGGCGTCCTGCTGCGCTGGTTCCGGCCCGAGGTCATGCCGCGGCTGCGGTTGGGCCACGCGACCCTGGAGCTCGTCCGCCGGCACGCCGGCCTGGCCGTGCCGCCCGGCACCGGGGCCCCGGCGGCCGGGCGGGGCGTCCTCCACATCGTCGGCGCGCACCTGTACCTGGAGAACGCCGGGGGCGAGGTCCTGCTCGGACTACGGCACCCCGACTCCGCCTTCGCCGGTGGCGAGTGGCACTTCCCCGCCGGGCACTGCGAGCAGGAGAGCGCCGTCGCGTGCCTGGTCCGCGAGGCGGACGAGGAGACGGGCCTGCGGATCAGGCCGGAGGACGCCGAGTTCGCGCACGCCGTGCACCTCATCGACGCGACGGGCGGCCGCCCCCGGCTGCAACTCGTCTTCCGCGTACGCCGCTGGCAGGGCGAACCGGTGGTCCGCGAGCCCGACAAGTGCCTGTCCTGGCGCTGGTGGCACCCGGACGCCCTCCCCGAACGCCTCGTGCCGTACACCCGCGCCGCGATCGAGGGCATCCGGGCCGGCCGCCGCTACACCGAGTCGGGCTGGGCGTGA